The following proteins come from a genomic window of Gimesia chilikensis:
- a CDS encoding ABC transporter permease — protein sequence MYDLTTLNLVLATSLVLVNGIISVWLKLDMEKRLLIATLRSIVQLLLIGLILDWIFQLSWWSVIAALMFTMTLIAGITAVQRSQRRYPGIWLNSIVAVFASSWLVTGFALTVVIPPHSWSDSPAQYLIPLLGMILGNTLNGISLGLDRLSEELVLRRAEVELKLTLGATRNEAARQALQNAVRSGMTPIINSMMVVGLVSLPGMMTGQILAGASPLESVKYQIVIMFLIASGTALGTVISVVLGYRRLFNSRHQFLFERIQKAGE from the coding sequence ATGTACGACTTAACAACCCTCAATCTGGTTCTCGCCACGTCGCTGGTTCTGGTGAACGGTATCATCTCCGTCTGGCTCAAGCTCGACATGGAGAAGCGGTTACTGATAGCCACACTCCGCTCTATCGTGCAACTGCTGTTGATCGGATTGATCCTGGACTGGATCTTTCAGCTCTCCTGGTGGTCGGTCATCGCCGCGCTCATGTTTACGATGACCCTCATCGCGGGGATCACCGCGGTACAACGTTCCCAGCGGCGTTACCCGGGCATCTGGCTCAACAGTATCGTTGCGGTCTTTGCAAGTTCCTGGCTGGTGACCGGCTTCGCATTGACGGTCGTCATTCCGCCGCACAGCTGGTCCGACAGTCCCGCGCAATATCTGATTCCCTTACTGGGAATGATCCTCGGGAATACCCTCAATGGAATTTCACTGGGCCTGGATCGACTCAGTGAAGAACTCGTTCTCCGCCGGGCCGAGGTGGAACTCAAACTGACGCTGGGTGCCACCCGCAATGAAGCGGCTCGACAGGCTCTGCAGAATGCGGTCCGCTCCGGTATGACGCCGATTATCAATTCCATGATGGTCGTCGGCCTGGTCTCGCTGCCCGGGATGATGACGGGGCAGATTCTCGCTGGTGCCAGTCCGCTGGAATCGGTGAAGTACCAGATTGTGATCATGTTCCTGATTGCATCCGGCACCGCACTGGGGACGGTCATCTCCGTCGTGCTGGGATACCGACGGTTATTCAACTCTCGCCATCAGTTCCTGTTTGAACGGATCCAGAAAGCAGGGGAGTAA
- a CDS encoding UDP-2,3-diacylglucosamine diphosphatase, producing MIVSEERESTTAGREIRTIFVSDVHLGCMHSRAEEFLAFLKAHKPESLYLVGDLIDGWKLRKKWRWPESYNAILDRVEELSSSGTEVFYTPGNHDNFLRDFGKRFGFVTLSDEFVHITADGRRFLIIHGDQFDKFETGAQWLSVLGSFAYDILLTANTLFNRVFRRKGQAKFALSSAIKSRVKQLMRFISDFEQKLASHARKRLCEGIICGHIHAPNILDIDGINYCNTGDWVEHCTALIEYSDGALEIVYFDQNVAPVKKPTVKTRTADQGVRPQIEVEMSGLLSRFWKRCHPLRLIRR from the coding sequence ATGATCGTGTCCGAGGAACGGGAATCCACAACGGCTGGTCGCGAGATACGCACGATCTTTGTCAGTGATGTCCACCTGGGCTGCATGCACTCACGGGCGGAAGAATTTCTCGCTTTTCTGAAAGCCCACAAGCCTGAGTCCCTGTATCTGGTGGGGGACCTGATCGATGGCTGGAAGCTTCGCAAAAAATGGCGCTGGCCTGAAAGCTATAACGCGATCCTCGATCGTGTCGAAGAGCTGAGTTCCTCGGGGACCGAAGTTTTTTATACTCCCGGAAACCACGATAATTTTCTCCGCGACTTCGGCAAGCGGTTTGGCTTTGTAACCCTCTCCGATGAGTTCGTGCATATCACGGCGGACGGGCGGCGTTTCCTGATTATCCACGGAGACCAGTTCGATAAATTCGAGACTGGTGCCCAGTGGCTCTCGGTGCTCGGATCGTTCGCGTATGACATTCTACTGACCGCGAATACCCTGTTTAACCGGGTCTTTCGACGCAAGGGACAGGCGAAGTTCGCACTCTCTTCCGCCATCAAGTCGCGGGTTAAACAGCTGATGCGGTTCATCAGTGATTTTGAACAGAAGCTGGCCAGCCATGCCCGCAAGCGGTTATGCGAGGGTATTATCTGTGGTCACATTCATGCTCCCAATATTCTCGATATTGACGGGATTAACTACTGCAATACCGGGGACTGGGTCGAGCACTGCACTGCCTTGATTGAATACAGCGACGGCGCGTTGGAGATTGTGTACTTCGATCAGAATGTCGCACCCGTGAAGAAACCAACTGTGAAAACCAGGACCGCGGACCAGGGGGTGAGACCCCAGATCGAGGTCGAAATGTCAGGACTGCTGAGTCGGTTCTGGAAACGTTGTCATCCCCTCAGGTTGATCAGACGCTGA
- a CDS encoding DUF3419 family protein has translation MIAERISRKSFQWVHQGNLVYNTCWEDPRLDREALKLGPDDEVMVITSAGCNALDYLLDEPRRVHAVDMNPKQNALLELKLAAIRNLDFEDFFDLFGRGNSANWEHLYGQKLRCELSVLTRKYWDRHGDFFSSEGKRPSFYFRGSSGLFAWMVNGYIDRVAKIREDINSLLSAQDIDEQTSIYQSRNLNEQLWTRMIKWWMRRDLTLSMLGVPRAQRTQIDQGYPGGIVQFVIDRIETVFTSRSLRDNYFWRVYLTGSYDPECCPEYLKRENFERLKGGLVDRISVNTNTVEGFLNQHQGTISRYVLLDHMDWMAGAQPQLLQSEWQAIVNRAAEETRIIWRSAGMQVDFIDPLQVQHQGETTRVGEMLRYQSQLADELHERDRVNTYGSFYIADLQV, from the coding sequence ATGATTGCAGAACGGATCAGTCGTAAGAGTTTTCAATGGGTTCATCAGGGAAACCTCGTTTATAACACCTGCTGGGAGGACCCGCGCCTGGACCGCGAAGCGTTAAAACTCGGACCGGACGATGAAGTCATGGTGATTACATCCGCGGGGTGTAATGCCCTGGATTATCTGCTCGACGAACCGCGACGGGTGCATGCGGTGGATATGAATCCCAAGCAGAATGCGTTGCTCGAACTGAAGCTGGCTGCGATTCGCAACCTGGATTTCGAAGACTTTTTCGATCTGTTCGGTCGCGGGAATTCTGCCAACTGGGAGCACCTGTATGGTCAGAAGCTGCGGTGCGAGCTGTCCGTGCTCACGCGAAAATACTGGGACCGGCATGGGGATTTCTTCTCCAGCGAAGGCAAACGCCCCAGCTTTTATTTTCGCGGCTCTTCCGGTCTGTTTGCCTGGATGGTCAACGGTTATATCGACCGGGTGGCCAAGATCCGGGAAGATATCAATTCCCTGCTCTCCGCACAGGACATCGATGAGCAGACCTCGATTTATCAGTCGCGCAATCTGAATGAACAGCTTTGGACGCGGATGATCAAATGGTGGATGCGTCGCGATCTGACGCTATCGATGCTGGGTGTGCCCCGGGCGCAACGGACTCAGATTGATCAGGGTTATCCGGGCGGGATTGTGCAGTTCGTGATCGATCGGATCGAGACGGTCTTCACCAGTCGCTCGCTGCGGGACAACTATTTCTGGCGCGTCTATCTGACGGGTAGTTATGATCCCGAATGTTGTCCGGAGTATCTCAAACGCGAAAACTTTGAACGGCTCAAAGGAGGACTGGTCGACCGGATCAGTGTGAATACGAATACCGTGGAAGGGTTCCTGAACCAGCACCAGGGTACGATTTCCCGTTATGTGCTGCTGGACCATATGGACTGGATGGCTGGAGCACAGCCTCAGTTGCTGCAGAGTGAGTGGCAGGCGATTGTGAACCGGGCGGCTGAAGAGACGCGCATAATCTGGCGGAGTGCAGGTATGCAGGTCGATTTCATCGATCCGCTGCAGGTGCAGCACCAGGGAGAGACAACCCGGGTGGGAGAAATGCTCCGTTACCAGAGTCAACTCGCAGACGAACTGCACGAGCGGGACCGCGTGAATACTTACGGTAGTTTTTATATCGCCGATCTGCAGGTCTGA
- a CDS encoding class I SAM-dependent methyltransferase — protein sequence MSYLSGRWNDVRTLWHLLASRIEGQTHAERLDSFYSGQAAGYDQFRRKLLHGRCELFESLPVPENGVWVDLGAGTGENAELWGPRLHEFRQVYLVDLCQPLLDVCQQRITDRGWERVSAVCADATQFSLAETEVDLVTFSYSLTMIPDWFQAVNRAWELLRPGGRLAIVDFYVSRKYPADTLRRHNWFQRHFWPTWFAGDNVFLNPDHLPYLLDRFELVSLKECQGSLPFVPLLKVPYYSLIARKPA from the coding sequence ATGAGTTATCTGAGTGGACGCTGGAATGATGTCCGGACGCTGTGGCATTTGCTGGCTTCACGGATCGAAGGGCAGACGCACGCGGAGCGGCTGGACTCTTTCTATTCCGGACAGGCAGCGGGCTATGATCAGTTTCGACGAAAACTCCTGCATGGTCGTTGTGAATTATTCGAAAGTCTGCCGGTTCCCGAGAATGGCGTCTGGGTCGATCTGGGAGCCGGGACGGGAGAAAATGCTGAACTATGGGGCCCGCGCCTGCATGAGTTTCGTCAGGTCTACCTGGTCGATCTCTGTCAGCCTCTCCTGGATGTCTGTCAGCAGCGGATTACGGACCGGGGCTGGGAGCGGGTGTCTGCGGTTTGCGCGGACGCCACGCAGTTCTCGCTTGCGGAAACGGAGGTGGACCTCGTGACGTTTTCCTATTCCCTGACGATGATTCCCGACTGGTTTCAGGCTGTGAATCGGGCCTGGGAGTTATTGCGGCCGGGTGGGAGGCTGGCGATCGTCGATTTTTATGTCTCCCGTAAATACCCCGCTGATACCCTGCGACGGCACAACTGGTTTCAACGTCATTTCTGGCCGACCTGGTTTGCCGGGGACAATGTGTTTCTGAATCCGGACCACCTGCCATACCTGCTCGACCGGTTTGAACTGGTTTCACTGAAAGAGTGTCAGGGAAGTCTGCCGTTTGTGCCTCTGCTGAAAGTGCCTTATTACAGTCTGATTGCCCGTAAACCCGCCTGA